One window of Suricata suricatta isolate VVHF042 chromosome 6, meerkat_22Aug2017_6uvM2_HiC, whole genome shotgun sequence genomic DNA carries:
- the LOC115293945 gene encoding ret finger protein-like 4B → MALSLQEELTCPVCLEISLTPVSLSCTHIFCFPCVHRWMLEDWERKVTCPVCREESDRTPAEDLIIGGISLLFTQHPALLKKSLHVSSELLRFWEDMTLDPSTAHSFPILSEDLRSVRCGNVCHNPLEDPERFAYLACVLGTQCFSSGRHYWEVEVGKGEEWTLGICKQSVDQKRKDGFTSEKGFWFISKKAETIYTGSNPETSLPASPELRHVGIFLDVEMEEVKFFDVQGNALIYTHSHLSCVEPLRPFFCPELPREGDSGASMKICS, encoded by the coding sequence ATGGCCCTAAGTCTGCAAGAGGAGTTGACCTGTCCAGTTTGTCTGGAAATTTCCCTCACCCCAGTTTCACTCTCCTGCACACACATTTTCTGCTTTCCTTGCGTGCACAGATGGATGCTAGAAGACTGGGAGCGGAAGGTGACCTGCCCCGTGTGTCGAGAGGAAAGCGACAGAACCCCCGCGGAAGACTTGATAATTGGAGGAATATCCCTGCTGTTCACACAGCACCCTGCCCTACTGAAGAAAAGCCTGCACGTAAGCAGTGAGTTGCTGAGGTTCTGGGAGGATATGACCCTGGATCCCAGCACCGCCCACTCCTTCCCCATCCTCTCTGAGGACCTCAGGAGTGTTCGGTGCGGGAATGTCTGCCACAACCCCCTGGAAGATCCCGAGAGGTTCGCCTACCTGGCCTGTGTCCTGggcacccagtgcttctcctccgGCCGCCATTACTGGGAGGTCGaagtgggaaagggggaggagtgGACCCTGGGGATCTGCAAGCAATCAGTCGACCAAAAGAGAAAGGACGGTTTTACCTCTGAGAAAGGCTTCTGGTTTATCAGCAAGAAGGCAGAAACCATCTATACCGGCTCCAACCCAGAAACCAGCCTTCCTGCGAGCCCTGAACTGAGGCACGTAGGAATTTTCTTAGATGTTGAGATGGAAGAAGTCAAGTTTTTTGATGTGCAAGGTAACGCCCTCATCTATACACACAGTCATCTCTCATGTGTGGAGCCTTTGCGTCCATTCTTCTGTCCCGAGCTGCCTAGAGAAGGTGATAGTGGAGCCTCCATGAAAATCTGCTCATGA